Proteins from a single region of Styela clava chromosome 1, kaStyClav1.hap1.2, whole genome shotgun sequence:
- the LOC120335050 gene encoding kelch-like protein 24a, producing the protein MDEKTLRDAKMSHFSNIFDQFCQMREEKKFCDFIIKVGSEEFHAHRYVLSSASRFFKAIFSDDPKVKETGILELNDVHPDVIKECLDFTYMKETPFSSDKFEELLYVGTRLQLDYFCAAVAGTLGKNLTLDSFLFTMRMSKLYNNGKIEDDCNQFAAENLRELAELDDFNLLDECSVTQILKIKNSYFTEELRLHALLKWTKFDVDYRGKYFEDNCQDIIAIEEIHCGYKKYLLQNESLINGSKTLLSAFSLTESDFQGANPIDFAEFQFLNQLVLVLTST; encoded by the coding sequence ATGGATGAAAAGACTTTGAGAGATGCAAAAATGAGTCATTTTTCCAACATTTTTGACCAATTTTGTCAAATGAGAGAAGAAAAGAAGTTCTGTGACTTCATAATCAAAGTTGGTTCTGAAGAATTTCATGCTCACAGGTATGTTTTGAGTTCGGCGTCTCGTTTTTTCAAAGCTATTTTCTCCGATGATCCGAAAGTTAAAGAAACTGGCATCTTAGAATTGAACGACGTCCACCCAGATGTCATAAAAGAATGCCTTGATTTTACATATATGAAGGAAACTCCCTTTTCTAgtgataaatttgaagaattgcTCTACGTTGGCACAAGACTACAATTGGATTATTTTTGTGCAGCCGTTGCTGGAACCCTCGGAAAAAATTTAACACTCGATTCATTCCTTTTTACAATGAGAATGTCGAAATTATATAATAACGGAAAAATTGAAGATGACTGTAACCAATTTGCTGCAGAAAATTTGAGAGAGCTGGCAGAATTAGATGACTTTAATTTACTTGATGAATGTTCCGTcacacaaattttaaaaattaaaaattcttaCTTTACTGAAGAATTGAGATTACATGCTCTTCTAAAATGGACAAAATTCGACGTTGATTATCGCGGAAAATATTTCGAAGATAATTGTCAAGATATTATAGCTATAGAAGAAATACATTGTGGATACAAAAAATATCTCCTGCAAAATGAATCTCTAATAAATGGAAGTAAAACACTATTGTCAGCATTTAGTTTAACTGAATCAGATTTTCAGGGCGcgaatcctattgattttgctGAATTTCAATTTCTGAATCAACTTGTTCTAGTTTTAACAAGTACATGA